In Pyrus communis chromosome 15, drPyrComm1.1, whole genome shotgun sequence, the genomic stretch ctatgctccagttgcaagacttgacacggtaagattactAATCTCTCTTTCCGCTcagcataaatggaaaatttatcaattagatgtcaagtcagccttccttaatggagttcttgaggaagaagtgtacgtggaacaaccagaaggcttccaagtacaaggaaaagaagataaggtgtatcgtttgaagaaagctttgtatggcctcaagcaagcaccacgagcttggaactcaaggattgacaactaccttcaccaaaatggatttcagaaaggtccatacgagcattcagtttacatgaagaacggtgaaaaaggggagttcttaattatttgtctctatgtagatgacttgttgtttacaggaaacaatgaagcaatgttctatgagttcaagcaatccatgttcagtgaattcgagatgactgacaatggattaatgtcatactttcttggcatagaggtgaagcaagaaagtgacggtatctacatctctcaacaaaagtacatgagagatatattggagaaattcaatatggacaagtgcaatattgtcaacactctagttgcaactggattgaagctgtccaaggaaggagaaggtgagtttgtaaactcaaccgtgtacaaaagcttggttggaagcctaaggtaccttacaatcacaagacctgatatagtttatggtgttggactcgtgagtcgatacatggaaacaccaaaggagtctcattggctggccgccaagagaattttgaggtacataagaggtactctaaactatggtctattttataattttggtgaagatgcaaaattatttggttattcagatagtgattggggaggtgaccaagatgaaaggaaaagcacaattggctatgtgttttttctaggatcaacagctttctcatggacttcaaagaagcaatcaattgttgctttgtcatcatgtgaaaccgagtatgttgctgtagcctcaaccgtatgtgaggcaatttggttaagaaatctgttgaagtcagtgtgtcatccacaagtggaatcgactgtgattcatgtgGATAACGTGTCTGTAATCAAACTTGCAAataatcctgttcaacatggaaggagcaagcacattgataccaggttccattttctaagggaccatgtgaagcaaaagacaattgagctTGTCTATTGTCACACAAAGGAACAAGTGGCTGACATCTTCACTAAGCCACTACCAGTTGAATCATTCCGGTTattgcgtgaaatgctaggcatgaaggcattttgatttgagggggcgtgttggaaattcaaataaaaacaggctgtaaaaggttgcttctagctgttagtttctttacaggttgtatccacacatgctgcaactataaagactaaagtttcctccatgtgctagctgaaatggtgatgaaagacagcaagtgtgctgccatgtgatgtgctagcaggaagacagcagtgtgctgctgtgtattagccgaaagagtgttgattgcaagctggaaagatagttgcatatgtgtgctagactgtccaaagttcttgcatgtgttttaaagggtgtaaagatgttaaacaccccattcattgcatgtgttgttgcattgtttatcaatttctgttttgtataaataggccatcttgctaagctttATAGCATCCTatccaaatcccatttccattctcattttcagcttgtaagctttaagagttgtaaactcttctaatatttcaaagtgtttgttatcaccaagcttgctacttctttcatatatcaaagtccaagtgttttaccaaagcttgttgcttccctcctttctctatttctttgtccaattttattgagagtgaaagtgagaggtgtgatagagtttgtaaacttatcacccacatattttggtattgagttagtaaactcttgTGAATACCAACAGGGTTTCACCAGTAAAACAAATGCTGTTTCCATAGGCAAGTTATGCACTGGGTAAAGAAAGGCTGAGAGTACTGTGTAGGGAAGTGCAAGTCTCTTTCATTTGGTGGAGTACTTAGTTCCTTGATCAAAGCCTCGTTTTTACTAAACATTCAACCCATAATGTTAGTGGCTTAAACAGAATCTTAGTACTAATAAACATGGTTACTTTTCGTATTTTCCTTTCCAACTCAACCTAATAAAatatcggaactccgaagtgtAAGAGTTTAACAAAACTCTAGTTCATATCAAAGTCTTCAGAAGGAGATTCGCAGCAGCTAATTTGTTATTGACAATTGTCAAGTACATAAGGAAGTGAAACTATGAATGTTCTTGcaggaaaaaaataatcatCCTAACTGATATATATAAACTGACTACTCTGAGATTTGTTTCTATGGTGATTTTGGATTGGATCACATAACCCTTAAATCTAATCAATTATCCAAACTAGGTGAATCGCGATaattcttatttttgttttcctagATATCGTACCCCTATGTATCTGAGTTCCTGTATATGTCAGCGAAATTAACTCCAAGAGCTGCTTCTTGTCCTGCAGAAGTAACCCCCAACATCCAAGTTGCAGGAGTTTTGGAAATTTCCTTGATGAAATATAACTCATTTATGTTAGCAGTTGAGCAGAATGTATTGCAGATAGTATAGAATTTCATGTACTTGTAACCCTATCTAACCTCAAAGTAGTTGATCTAGGGGGAACAATGGTGGCCTAGATCCAACATAAATTTCTCCGCCTCCTTGTTTCAAAAGAACAGCTGCAAGAATGTTATTAGTTCTTGTAACATTAAGTAGCATAGTCAAATTGTGTAACCTAAAGCATAAAAAAGGTAATGCCAACAGTGACGTCGTCTTTCAGAGCCCGGGGGTCTAAAAGCAGTGTCTTTCTGCAGAAATCAGACTAGAAATTTGAGAACTCTATGTTAAATATTTGCATCAGTAATATTGCCTAATTGATTACCTTCTTGGCTTGATAATTCCACTAACATCATTGAGGATTGGCAATTGTTGCTTTCGACTCGGAAGAATATGGACGTAATTCAAGAacaatttgagagagagaaagtaaaaCGTGATGTACAAAAGAAATTTTAAGCTACATATAAACTGTTACTGCACAAATTTGTGAAAGATGAAGTGCCTCTAATGTACccagtttttggtttgtttgattcAAAAGATGAATTACCTCTGACATATTAATGGAGAAGTTGAACATTGTAGGCAATGCCTTACCACCaacataagctcttctttaacATTTAAATGCTCGAACCGCACTTCAGTCATTGGATATTCAAGAGCGGAGTCAAGAATTTTTTATTGGGTGggctaattttatttatttatttttaatgcatAAGTTAACTTCTATAAGGAAACTCTAATGAATGACCAAACAAGATATTATTGTTGTTCAATTAAttagaaaaacaaatattttaatattttattatttggacaaaaaaaaaaaaaaagaagaataagtCACTCAGTATCACagtttggtggtattcctcttcacttggaagtgagaggtcttgggttcgaatgtcatggatggcgaattcgataccaaattaggttgctcattgtgttgcttagccgaactctcctctattcttagtgtaaaaatatcgatgaactaaaaaaaaagaaaaaaaaaaaaattggactcCACTAGATCAAGGAAGTTTGTTGTATTATTAATGGCATTGGCATTGAGCTTTTCAATGTGAACATGGGTGGACTAGCGGTGGCTAAACTAAAAACTTATATGAGGTAAAATGAATTGGGCGTTTCTAAGTGCAGACCTTGCGTGCGAACTGGAATTTAACGGTCGTGATCTGACGAGCTCACGCCTAAAATCGAATTGTTGTGACTGCaattcaaaactttttttttttttttttttattcattgcGGCGAAAGGGGGAGGTGAGAGAGGTTCTTCACGcgtccaagaaggaaagaatGACAGAAAGAGGGAGGTAGTGTGAGGAATCGATTTCAGGTGGACTGAATCTTTGTTTCGATTGTGACCCGGTAGTTCTATacctttaatttcttttttttcactgGGTACGTTTTgttggagagagagggagaaattaGGGTTGTTTTCGCAGGGAAAGAGTGGCACAAAGAGGGAGCCAATGAATGGTGGAAGTGTTTGATTTTAGGTGGATACCGTGGATTGAAGCTAAATTTCGATTGCGACCCGTAAACCTgtaaaattgaaattcaaataCAACCCACCAAGCTTTCCCGCACTTTCATGCAAATTAAAATTGCATATCGTGGATTTTTATAGCTGAACCAGCTGATACATTAAATGAAATGGCTCTCAGGGTCTATGATCAGACATACATGACCAAACATTTGTGTGTGTCTTACCAGACATGTCTTTCCCTTCAGAAGGAACGGGAGTTTAATACACATTTATTTTATATGAACTTCAAAAAGTATATCCTGTGCATAGTCCAACATTTCATAAAATACTTGGTTTTTACACAGTTACACTTAGTAATCTCTCTTACATAAATCATAGTTTAATATGcatacatcattttttttttgtgtatttattttttacaagtAATTTTTGAACATATGTCAAACTGTAATTTGTAcgtgaaaagaaaattgtaatttttagtGTGCCAATTGAATATGTTAAACTGTGATTATACTTGAGAATTATGACAAAAAACTGTAATTAATTTGTATGTAGAAAAGACATTGGAGCAAAAAAACCAATCTCTCTTTATGTACCACAAATCGCAGatttaaaagtaaaatattttaGGGGCAAAACGAAAAGAAACGGCTTCAGATCTGCAGCTGCATGATTTTCCCTACACAAGAAACAAATATCAATCACTTAGTTAAAAGGTAAAACTACAGGGTTGTTTATTCAATTAAACGTGCCGGTTCCATACGTGCaatgaacaaattaatttgATTCTTATTTAATCGTGATATGAACCTGTTGCTTATTGCTTAATATCCCAGCTAGCAAGatttaatcaatttctaatAATGAATGAGACTGTGAGAGTTCCATTGAATTATAAATTGCAATAAAATAGCAAAAGCAAGATTAATCATTatatttcctcttctttttttgtttcaatttgatTATGTCATCGCTAAGCACGAGCTACAATGTCAACCCTTTTTTAATAAGCTCCGGGCAGACAGATATTTTGTCTTGCTTGCTAGCTGGTCGGCCTTccataaaaaaagaaataaaaataaaaataaaaataaaaagctttGAGAACGTGATCTAATGCGAGATCAGAGACACGGATAAGTTGTCAttcttattatttaaaaaacaataatCAACTTGAGCATTATATTCTCAATGTGCGTTCAAGTGGTGAATTTTCTAAATTGAAAGGAATTGGTAGTCTTGCAAAAAAATAATGGAGACAGGGAGAAATATAGTATATAATCATGTGTAATTGTTATCACATTAGCTTTGATTCTACTAATTGCCACTACTTTAGTCGAGTGAGTCTTTTTTCACTCTGAATATTGTGAAAAGTAAATTACATAACCAAATATGAGACCAATGGTTGATTGATTGCATGGTGGTTTATATTGAGAGCAATGTTTTTTCTTCCATTAATAATGAAGTTATAATGCAGcattttcaaaatatgaaaacgcATCGTGGACAATTATAAAttgtattgttattttttttttataaattatgaatAATAGAACTACAATTTCATTTTAAGGTTATTATATGTCTAAGAAATGTTTATGAACTTTATTGTGACCttccaaattatttttttggatcTGTCAGTGATATTAGATGCATGAATTTTTTTCACCTTAGCTGGGGGAAAGATCAAGTCTCAAGAGGCTCTCAGAGTCTCAACCATTGACTTTGAACCAAAAGTTCGTACGTGCAATCATTTTCATCTTAGCTAGGGGGAAAGATGAAGAGGCTCTCAGAGTCTCAACCATTGACTTTCAACCAAAAGTTCATATGTCTAATAACCATTCAAGTTAGCACATATGCTTGGACCcggcttctctgccctcccacttcccatACATTCTtatcccctcctattttgtgcggtcacagTTACGCCACGTCagtattttatattgatttttttttatagagataataaaacaaaaatcaatagtaatataaaatattgacgtggtttaaccgtgaccacacaaataggaggggatgaaagTGTAtgagaagtgggagggcagagaagccgGGTCCAAACATATGTGCTAACTTGATTTGTGATTAAACATATGAACTTTTGGTTGAAAGTCAATGGTTGAGACTCTGAGAGCCTCTTGATCTTTTCCCCTAGCTAAGATGAAAATGATTGCACATACGAACTTTTGGTTCAAAGTCAATGGTTGAGACTCTGAGAGCCTCTTGAGACTTGATCTTTCCCCTAGCTAAGGTGAAAAAAATTCATGCTAAGTCaatggattaaaaaatttaggttttaaccaaaataataaaaatgtgttataagtgaatagtactataaatgactttttataataaaaatgtctttaacgttaaaagtgaacagtatcaggagtgtttcgttaaaactcctttaTTACTTATTAAAATCCCATTCTAAATCTTCTTGAATTAAACTTACCATTCATCATCCATCATTGTTGTTGAGAATAGGAATTTATATTGGGAAAGAAGAGACTTTGTATGAGTTTATAAGTAGTTGGTACTTTTCACATTATCAATTGCttttatgatgaaacctcaAATTTCTTCATCTATCAGAGCATGTTATCCCAAATGTGAAGCCTAATGGCCACACGTGCTTTATGTCACCTGATTTGTGTTGTTCACGagttagacttgaaaatttgtcacacATAAGAGAGCGTGTTGAGCGTATGAATCCTATATCAGAAAAAAGAATAAACCTTATATGGGAAATACTTGAGCTACTCCACATATTGCCGATGTTAATTTTAAAgttgaacctcaactttcttcaattaTCAATTTTGTCTTTTAAATTCACATGACTGACAACATAATTAAAATCTTATTCATCCGTAATAGACCAAAACGGGTACGAAACAGTCTTTTTAAGGACAATGGGATGGTGATTCCACACTTTCGTTTTCTCTTTCTGCAgtcctccattttttttccccttGACACTCCTTTAATTTGTTCAATCTAGAGGAAAGCATAGAGAGAAAAGAAGAGTGCAAAAATTACTACTCCTAATTTACACATAGGTGAGATACAAGACCCTATTGGGCCCAAAGACATTTATTAAACAgaaacgaaatttacatgttgAATTAAAATGCAATTACAAAATTCAGATCAAATTCCATACATATGGAGTCGGCTTTGGCATACCCTATAACATGTATATTATGCATACTTACAAATATCTTGGAATTCCGTAAAAACCAAGGACATGTTATTGgctttttatgttttcttcAGAATCTCTCATCTCTTTTGGAAATTAAATGCCTTGATTGAGAAGGCAAAAGTGAACCCAAAGAGCACACAAATGCCAACGTGCACAGCTGcaattacacccaaaaggtCCCGTCTATACCCAAAGTAATTCCTCACAAAGTGTTCCACACTTTCACCTGAATCAAATTTGTCTTTTATGTCTCCAAACTGCGAAGTAATCAATCCGTATAACGTGTATGAGACCGGGCAAATCCAGTAGTACCATCTCCACCAAATTGGCATTCTCTGTGATAGAAACAAATTTAGTACATTGTAAGTAATGGTTCATCGTGATACAAGGAAGTTTCTTAAACTCAAACCAGACATACATAAGAGCTATAGGAACTTACCGTTCTTGGAACGATGAATCCTGAGAAGAGATTCCATATTGCATAGAAGGCAGAGGCGACTATGGCACCAATGTTATGATTGGGAGTCACGGCTACGGTCATCATACCATAGAACGTGAAGTATAAGAAAGTGAAGTACATGAAGAAGATGTACCAAAGGAACTTGCTGACTGTCCACTCAAATCCGATCATTGTGTATACAATAACTCCATATATGATTGTCTGAACAAAAATATACGGGAGCTCAATCACTACCTGCAAATCATAGGAATTTGGTGAGATCCATACCATCATGGCCGAATTCaacaaaaactaataaaattcaTGTTTATACAACTTCAAGGGTAAGAGTAACCAAGTAGACTGAAACATGCTTCAATAATTTGTTCTTTTTGAAATTCTGAACATTTCAATAAAGAAGAATCACAGTTTGATTGGATCATCTACCCTTTAGAAAGGCAACCTTAATGAGAGAAATACCTGTCCAAAGGCATACGGCAATGCCGAGTACATTCCAGCTGCCCTTTCTCTGTAAAAGACTGTCCTCTCAATAGCCACAACCGGCTGTACTGATGAGGAATTTTGATACCCAATGAAGAGAACAGCAGCATAAATGGAACCCATTGCATTGAAAAGATCTTGTTGGTTTCTCCTGCATTTTCAATAATTATTGTCAAATTAAGGACTAAAGTTTCCATTTTCACACTGTTTTGTTGTATGTTTTAAACTTGGGGTGCCATTTACCTTTTCGAGCCCAGATCCCAGAATATTGTCCCAAACATTAAAGCTATGAAAATTGTGAACAAGAGTCTCACTGCACTGTATGGCGGGTTTCGCCAGTATGATAAATGTTGTTTCCATAGACAGGCCATGCACTGGCTGAAGAAAGACTGAGAGTACTGAGTAGGGAAGTACAAGTCTTTTGAACCAGCTGGAGGAGTACTTAGCTCCTTGATCATGGCCTTGTTTCTCCTGAACCATTCAAGATGTTATTAGTAGTTACAAAACCAAATGTGCTAAAATTCAACTAGAAAATTCTTCAACTTCCAGGTTTTAGGGGCATTTAGAATTAGAATTAGAAACTTCAGCGGAACCCTACCTGTATAGTTCTGAGTTCCTGTATATATCCGTGAAGTTGACACCAAGAACTGCTTCTTGTGCTGCTGCAGTAATCTCCAACATCCAAGTTGCAGGATTGTAACCATCCTTAATTTTAGGAACTCCATCAATATcctttgttaaaacaaaaaccaTGTCAGTAAATACAATTAGGTATGACAACGTTTGAGAGAGTGCGAATTCGTAAACATGTTAAACAGATATTGGAAACATGCTTTTATAAGCCTTACCTCAAAGTACTTGATCAAATGTGCAGAATGACGGCCTAAAGGACCAACATATATTTCTTCACCTCCCCTTTTCAAAAGAAACAGCTGCAGTGCGAGATTGAATTGATCAGTTATGGTAATATTAAGTAgcacattcattttttttttaattctaaagCATAAAGAGTGTCTTGCCTCATCGAAAGAATCAAATATGTCAATGCTTGGCTGATGGATGGTGCAGACTACAGTTCGCCCAGTGTCCACTGTATTCCTCACTGTTCTCATTACAATTGCAGCTGCCCTGGCATCAAGGCCAGAGGTTGGCTCGTCCATGAATATTATGGATGGATTGGCAACAAGCTCTACTGCAATCGTTAGCCTCTTACGCTGCTCAGTTGAGAGACCATTCACTCCAGGCAATCCAACAAGCGCTTCTCTTATGGAGGTCAGTTCCACAAGATCCATGACTTCCTCAATAAACATCTGCAAAATTTTTAGTCAACAACTTGACTAAACAGACCACACTAAATTGACAAATATGCGACCTTACTGTCATATGCTTTACCTTTCTGGTAGTGGAATCAACCTCAGGAGGCAACCGGAGGGATGCAGAGTAAACCAAAGACTCATAAACTGTTACATGAGGAGAGTGTATGTCGGTTTGCTCACAATATCCTGATATGCGAGCAAATGTTTCTTGCTTTTTAGGATACCCAGATATTGTGATGTTTCCTTCAATAAATCCACCCGTTTTCCTCCCTGCCAACACATCCATTAGAGTAGTCTTTCCAGCGCCACTAATACCCATCAGAGCTGTTAAGACTCCTGGCCTAAAAGCACCGGTCACACCCTTCAGAAGTGGTAGCCGATCCTCAGTTACCCCTTGCTTTTTCATTTCCTGAAGCCATGTTATAAATTTGAGGTTAAAGATGTATTCAGTGCTACTTGTAGAGAAGTAAAGAGAAGCATTGTTGCCTGAATCTCAAACCGAATTCGTGaataaccaaaacaaaatggGAATTTTCTTCAGAAAAGCTCTTCAAGCCTGAAATCTCAAACATTGTTTTCGCTTACATAAAACTGAAAAATACCTGGGGCATGTCAACGGCATATTTGATTTCATCAAAAGTAATCCAAAGAGGTTCGAAAGGAAGAACCATTCCTCGCTTCTTGTTTTGATTGGCTTCAGTAATGCTACCCACTCTTGCAGACAGTGTTCTTGATGATACACTTCTTCGACTTTCATTCCTTGGGTCTGCATTGTTAACCAAGAAATCATGTTATAGATCGAAATATGCAAGCTACTAGGGAGACTTAATCTTGGGAACTTTTCGACTCACCAGAAGAGTTCTTCCCTCTTGATGATAGCTCAACAGAATCTCCAGCTTTATCAGTAAGTTTCTCAGCCAAGGCCTCTTTGGATAGTACTGCTTGAGGCTTCCCAAATGCTGCAAAATAGTTGTTCGGGTCATTAGTTATAATGCTCATATGGAAATACCAAAAAACATATGTGCACAGATACTTACGATTGAGAAACTTCAAGGCCAAAGTATAGAAGAAATTGAATAGAAAAATATATCCGACTGTAGCTCCTACTCCAATCCAGTACCAATATGGTTGTATGAAAACCCCGCGAGACTTCAAGACCATAACTCCTAACGATTCTGTTGAATTAGGAGGAACCTAGAACACaaatatatccatatgtatcaGCTAATGctttcaaaataaaatcctgAAACACTAATGTTTCCACTTACATGGCTCCAACTGTCTCCGAGAAATTCATTGACAGCTATGGCGTTTTGGCCATACATCATCGGTGAGGCCCAATAACCCCATATCCACCACTTCTTCACGTTGTCTGATTCAAAAGACATATTTAAAACCATCAGCCAAAAGAAATGtgattatttttcttattacttAGATTATATTGTTTCCATGCATAGTTCACCTCGAGACAAGacaaagccacccaaaactaGTACTGCAAGCAACGCGAAAGACCCGAATGTGTTTGCAACAATGATATTCCTCCCTAATGCCCCCATAAATCGGAATAGTCCTGATGCCATCTGGTTAAGCAATAGGAGTAAAAGATATTGTCTAAAAAACCTGCCATTTGAGAGACGTCATCAGATTCTGAAACCACATGTGAATTATAAATAGGATTTGTAGTGTGTATGATGTTTTCTTTCTCACCTTTCGATGTTTGGATCAAAACCAATTACATAGTACGTCATGACCACCCAAACGGCAACTTCTACGAAGCTGATAGGGATCTTAAGGATCCATGTCGGTAAAGAGTATGCCCAAGCAGGATAGAAGAGAAGGTCCCTTTGCTTGAAAAATACAGGAAGTTTCATGATAGTCATGGCAAGCTCTGAGAACCCATTAAACATAACTACGATCACTGTAAAGAACATATCACCCATGAAAATACCCCCATCGTCAACTGTATTCTTATGCATCTCAGTCCGGAGAAATAGGGTCATTGATATAAAAGCCAATATAATGAGCTGAAACCAAAAACCACAAGAAATCAATATGCCTAGTACTCATTGAGCTTCGCTGAACAAATCTTCTTTTCAAATAGTGTTAGCACTTTTTTCGAACTATTTTCCAACAAATTATAGAAATCCACAGTATGATTCCAATTTACATTAAACACCACTTACCTGAGTCATCTTGAAAATGTAGACGAACGAATTCCTCTTCATAAGCAAAAATTCTCTATCAATGCAAGCTTTAAGCAATTCCTTCTTGCTAACACCATACGTCTGAGTTGTTAAGGCTGCAGGGTGACCCTTGGACTTGTCAAATGGAGTAGAAAGCTCATCACCAAGTTTTCGACCAATATGAAATGACTGAAATGCTTCAGCAAATTCCTTGGAAGATATAAAATTATATGGCTCTTCTTTATCCGCCCAGTACTGCTCCTGATCTTTCCTTGATGTTACCTATAATACAGCAGgcgagggaaaaaaaaaaaaaaaaaaaaaaaaaaacataaggttAGGAAAAAGGACCTCTCTGAAGAACGAGAAAGTGGTAACACAACAATAGGAGTGCAAATTCTTACTTCTTGTAAGAAGTCAGCTACTCCTTTCCTCTCTGGACATTTGAATCCCATGTGCTCAAAGAACTCGATCACATTTTCGCGGGGGCCTTGGTACACGACTTGCCCATCAGACAGCACAATTATGTCATCAAATAGGTCGTAGGTTTCTGGTGCCGGTTGGAGAAGAGAGATAACAGCAGTTCCACTGAGGATGTGAATGGATTCTCTGAGTGATTTCACTATCTGAAATGTTGTTGAACTGTCTAAACCAGTTGATATCTCATCCATAAAAAGTGCTCTTGCCGGTCCAACCAGCATCTCCCCTGCAGTTATGGATCAGAATTTTCAATAACCAATAGGCAAGGAAAGTATGTCCAACATTAGTTACGGCAGTATGGTAATCAACGGTTTACCTGTTGTGACTCGCTTCTTTTGTCCGCCAGAAATACCTCGTACCATTTCGTCCCCCACCATGATGTCTGCGCAAACCTCAAGTCCCAAAACCTGCAAAGTTTGTGTTAGCATCTGAAAGAAAAATGGTCCCAAAATCTGATACATTTATCTAATTTGAGCTTAAACTTAGAAGGAAAACGAATCCACCTTGAGTATATAATCTGTAACTACACTGGTCTCCTGTCCTTCCAGCGATGCTGCCTGCAAAAGTTGAAAAGCATTTCAAGATATTGAAACGGATTTTTTCAACAACACTTTTGCATTATCTGAAATATGTTATAAACAGAAAGTTCTGTGGATATTAAGTTTACCTTCATGTAGATATCTAGATCAGGATCTGGCATGATATTtgcttccttttctctccttgATAATTCTGCCAACATTTCTGAAAATTTGACAAATGAAAAATTCGTTTCAGATTCATGAGAATACTTCAGTTTAAACCACAAATGTCAAATGTTTTGGGGTTTCAACTTGCCATAACGTGGTCCGACCCCTTGACATCTTGCCGAAAAAGCCAATGTTTCTCTCACTGTCATTTCCCCTATGTGGAGATCATGCTGACTAATATAAGCCGAGGTCCTCTCTGGCACAAACTCTTCCATCCCATGT encodes the following:
- the LOC137717562 gene encoding pleiotropic drug resistance protein 1-like isoform X5, translating into MDNGSGDIIRVSSARLSSSNIWRNSTMDVFSKSSHDEDDEEALKWAAIEKLPTYLRIRRGILTEEEGKGREIDIKNLGLLERKNVLERLVKTAEEDNEKFLLKLKDRINRVGLDMPTIEVRYEHLNVEAEAYVGGRALPTIFNFVANILEGCLNFVHILPSRKHPLPILANVSGIIKPRRMTLLLGPPGSGKTTLLLALAGKLAKDLKFSGRVAYNGHGMEEFVPERTSAYISQHDLHIGEMTVRETLAFSARCQGVGPRYEMLAELSRREKEANIMPDPDLDIYMKAASLEGQETSVVTDYILKVLGLEVCADIMVGDEMVRGISGGQKKRVTTGEMLVGPARALFMDEISTGLDSSTTFQIVKSLRESIHILSGTAVISLLQPAPETYDLFDDIIVLSDGQVVYQGPRENVIEFFEHMGFKCPERKGVADFLQEVTSRKDQEQYWADKEEPYNFISSKEFAEAFQSFHIGRKLGDELSTPFDKSKGHPAALTTQTYGVSKKELLKACIDREFLLMKRNSFVYIFKMTQLIILAFISMTLFLRTEMHKNTVDDGGIFMGDMFFTVIVVMFNGFSELAMTIMKLPVFFKQRDLLFYPAWAYSLPTWILKIPISFVEVAVWVVMTYYVIGFDPNIERFFRQYLLLLLLNQMASGLFRFMGALGRNIIVANTFGSFALLAVLVLGGFVLSRDNVKKWWIWGYWASPMMYGQNAIAVNEFLGDSWSHVPPNSTESLGVMVLKSRGVFIQPYWYWIGVGATVGYIFLFNFFYTLALKFLNPFGKPQAVLSKEALAEKLTDKAGDSVELSSRGKNSSGDVSSRTLSARVGSITEANQNKKRGMVLPFEPLWITFDEIKYAVDMPQEMKKQGVTEDRLPLLKGVTGAFRPGVLTALMGISGAGKTTLMDVLAGRKTGGFIEGNITISGYPKKQETFARISGYCEQTDIHSPHVTVYESLVYSASLRLPPEVDSTTRKMFIEEVMDLVELTSIREALVGLPGVNGLSTEQRKRLTIAVELVANPSIIFMDEPTSGLDARAAAIVMRTVRNTVDTGRTVVCTIHQPSIDIFDSFDELFLLKRGGEEIYVGPLGRHSAHLIKYFEDIDGVPKIKDGYNPATWMLEITAAAQEAVLGVNFTDIYRNSELYRRNKAMIKELSTPPAGSKDLYFPTQYSQSFFSQCMACLWKQHLSYWRNPPYSAVRLLFTIFIALMFGTIFWDLGSKRRNQQDLFNAMGSIYAAVLFIGYQNSSSVQPVVAIERTVFYRERAAGMYSALPYAFGQVVIELPYIFVQTIIYGVIVYTMIGFEWTVSKFLWYIFFMYFTFLYFTFYGMMTVAVTPNHNIGAIVASAFYAIWNLFSGFIVPRTRMPIWWRWYYWICPVSYTLYGLITSQFGDIKDKFDSGESVEHFVRNYFGYRRDLLGVIAAVHVGICVLFGFTFAFSIKAFNFQKR